From the genome of Haemophilus parainfluenzae, one region includes:
- the rsgA gene encoding small ribosomal subunit biogenesis GTPase RsgA: MSKRKLTQNQTRRIQSNNAKALHRHKKKEVEWQDDMLGESQDGVVVTRYSVHADVENAQGEIFRCNLRRTLSSLVVGDKVIWRQGNEQLQGVSGVIEAIHPRQNEIARPDYYDGLKPIAANIDRIIIVSAVVPVLSLNIIDRYLVVCENAGIEPVIVVNKGDLLDAEQEQEVESQLQIYRDIGYQTIIISAETGKNMEKLTALLSDGTSIFVGQSGVGKSSLINHILPTVNAQVGGISETSGLGQHTTTSSRLYHLPQGGNLIDSPGIREFGLWHLEPDQITKGYREFQYVLGTCKFRDCKHLNDPGCALREAVEAGRISAIRYENYHRLIESLSETKSQRHFSV, encoded by the coding sequence ATGAGCAAACGTAAACTAACGCAAAATCAAACTCGTCGAATTCAATCAAATAACGCGAAAGCCTTGCATCGCCACAAGAAGAAAGAAGTGGAATGGCAAGATGATATGCTAGGTGAAAGCCAAGATGGGGTAGTCGTTACGCGTTATTCAGTTCATGCTGATGTGGAAAATGCACAAGGCGAGATTTTCCGTTGTAATTTACGTCGTACACTTTCTAGTCTCGTGGTTGGAGACAAAGTAATTTGGCGACAAGGCAATGAGCAGCTCCAAGGGGTGAGCGGCGTGATTGAAGCCATTCACCCAAGACAAAATGAAATTGCTCGCCCAGATTATTATGATGGGCTGAAACCGATTGCGGCCAATATCGATCGTATTATTATTGTTTCTGCGGTTGTGCCAGTACTTTCACTCAATATTATCGATCGTTATCTAGTGGTGTGTGAAAATGCGGGGATCGAGCCTGTCATCGTGGTGAATAAAGGCGATTTACTGGATGCCGAGCAAGAGCAGGAAGTGGAAAGCCAGTTACAGATTTACCGTGATATTGGTTATCAGACCATCATCATTTCTGCTGAAACCGGAAAAAATATGGAAAAATTGACCGCACTTTTAAGTGATGGAACTTCCATTTTTGTAGGGCAATCAGGGGTAGGCAAATCCAGTTTAATTAACCATATTTTACCAACCGTCAATGCGCAAGTCGGTGGCATCAGCGAAACCTCAGGCTTGGGACAACATACCACAACTTCTTCTCGTTTATATCATTTGCCACAAGGTGGTAATTTGATTGACTCACCAGGTATTCGTGAGTTTGGTTTATGGCATTTGGAGCCAGATCAGATCACCAAAGGCTATCGTGAGTTTCAATATGTCTTAGGTACATGTAAATTCCGAGATTGTAAGCATTTGAACGATCCTGGCTGTGCATTACGTGAGGCTGTCGAAGCAGGTCGGATTTCAGCTATACGCTATGAGAATTATCATCGCCTCATTGAAAGCTTGAGTGAGACGAAATCACAGCGTCATTTTTCTGTGTAG